A single Bacillus sp. OxB-1 DNA region contains:
- the priA gene encoding primosomal protein N', translated as MIAEVIVDVAAYPIDRPFDYLVPPNWESVIEPGSRVKVPFGPRKVLGYITGLKAESDLDMAKLKPIDELIDLEPVISKEMLHLAKWLANETLSYEIDALQVMMPAAMRAKYEKFIVVKREEFIDDEGFLNLIAGRKRVPMKEAVSSGFVNLLKRYVESGAIVVDTIVRQQTAMKKERAIRIADAETLLKIRETIHANAKKQAELLDWMLTHAGETVWAKDLVEKSGIEPAVLKAVIEKGAATEKLEEVYREPAAPQLKDTPAPLSLTEEQRHAVNTVTASMDRGQSKTFLLHGVTGSGKTEVYLQAIKRVLEKGQEAIVLVPEISLTPQMTSRFIERFGSLVAVMHSGLSAGEKYDEWRKISRGEVKVVVGARSAIFAPFENLGIIILDEEHESTYKQEEPPRYHARDVAIKRAEYYGCPVILGSATPSLESYARASKGVYTLLKLSHRAKRQAMPTVTVVDMREELKTGNRSMFSVPLAEAIRQRLERREQIVLFLNKRGFSSFVLCRDCGTVVECPNCDISLTYHRAHEQLKCHYCGHEERVPLQCPQCESEHIRFFGTGTQKAEEEIAKLFPEARVLRMDVDTTRQKGSHERLLRQFSEGKADILLGTQMIAKGLDFPRITLVGVLAADTTLHLADFRAAEKTFQLMTQVSGRAGRHDLPGEVLIQTYSPEHYAIDLSKTQKYEPFYQLEMTARKQYGYPPFYYITLVQFSHEDVLKVADFADKGARFLRDNLSPETAIIGPTAAAISRVNNRYRYQCLIKYKKEPKLIETLQQLIRYYRTDWIKSGLTMTVDVEPTSIF; from the coding sequence ATGATCGCTGAAGTGATTGTCGATGTGGCAGCGTATCCGATCGATCGTCCTTTCGATTATTTGGTACCTCCGAATTGGGAATCGGTGATTGAACCGGGTTCCCGGGTTAAAGTGCCGTTCGGTCCACGGAAGGTGCTTGGCTATATAACCGGATTGAAGGCGGAAAGTGATCTGGATATGGCTAAGCTGAAGCCGATCGATGAATTGATCGATTTGGAACCGGTCATTTCAAAAGAAATGCTCCATTTGGCAAAATGGCTGGCGAATGAAACACTTTCTTATGAAATCGATGCTCTTCAAGTGATGATGCCCGCTGCAATGCGAGCGAAATATGAAAAATTCATCGTCGTCAAACGGGAAGAGTTCATTGACGATGAAGGATTTCTGAATCTCATTGCGGGGCGGAAGAGGGTTCCGATGAAAGAGGCGGTGTCATCCGGATTTGTGAATCTATTAAAGAGGTACGTAGAGTCAGGTGCTATTGTAGTCGACACGATTGTCCGCCAGCAGACTGCGATGAAAAAAGAGCGTGCCATCCGGATAGCGGATGCCGAAACGCTCTTGAAAATACGGGAGACCATCCATGCGAACGCAAAGAAACAAGCCGAACTGCTAGATTGGATGCTGACGCATGCCGGGGAAACGGTATGGGCGAAAGACCTTGTTGAGAAATCGGGCATCGAGCCGGCCGTACTGAAAGCGGTCATCGAAAAAGGGGCGGCGACGGAAAAGTTGGAAGAAGTATACCGGGAACCGGCCGCCCCCCAGTTGAAAGATACTCCTGCGCCGCTCTCCTTGACGGAGGAACAGCGCCATGCCGTCAATACAGTGACGGCCTCCATGGATAGAGGACAATCGAAAACCTTCCTTCTCCATGGTGTGACGGGCAGCGGGAAAACGGAAGTCTATTTGCAGGCGATCAAGCGGGTGTTGGAAAAAGGGCAGGAAGCGATCGTCCTCGTTCCCGAAATTTCATTGACCCCACAAATGACATCCCGCTTCATCGAGCGATTCGGTTCATTGGTCGCCGTCATGCACAGCGGATTGTCCGCAGGGGAAAAATATGATGAATGGCGGAAAATCAGCCGGGGCGAAGTGAAAGTCGTAGTCGGGGCGAGATCCGCCATTTTCGCCCCTTTTGAGAACTTGGGCATCATCATTCTGGATGAAGAACATGAATCGACCTACAAACAGGAAGAGCCGCCCCGTTACCATGCGAGAGACGTAGCGATCAAACGGGCGGAATATTACGGCTGTCCAGTGATTTTGGGCAGTGCGACGCCTTCCTTGGAATCATACGCCCGGGCATCGAAAGGGGTCTATACTTTATTGAAATTGTCCCATCGCGCCAAGCGGCAGGCGATGCCGACTGTAACGGTCGTCGATATGCGGGAAGAGCTGAAGACCGGGAACCGCTCCATGTTCTCCGTCCCATTGGCGGAAGCGATCCGGCAACGTTTGGAAAGGCGCGAGCAGATCGTCCTGTTTTTAAATAAACGCGGATTTTCGTCATTCGTCCTGTGCAGAGATTGCGGAACAGTGGTCGAATGCCCGAATTGCGATATTTCGCTCACGTACCATCGGGCGCATGAACAGCTGAAATGCCATTATTGCGGTCATGAAGAGCGGGTTCCGCTCCAATGTCCGCAATGTGAAAGTGAACATATCCGCTTTTTCGGGACGGGCACCCAGAAAGCGGAGGAGGAGATTGCGAAGCTGTTCCCCGAAGCCCGTGTCTTGCGGATGGATGTCGATACGACCCGGCAAAAGGGCTCCCATGAGAGATTGCTCCGGCAATTCAGTGAGGGGAAGGCGGATATTCTCCTTGGCACGCAGATGATCGCCAAAGGTCTTGATTTCCCAAGGATCACGCTCGTTGGTGTCCTGGCAGCTGATACGACGCTCCACTTGGCGGATTTCCGAGCGGCGGAAAAGACGTTCCAGTTGATGACGCAAGTGAGCGGTCGGGCGGGGCGCCATGATTTGCCCGGTGAAGTGTTAATCCAGACGTATTCGCCTGAGCATTATGCGATCGATTTATCGAAGACGCAAAAATACGAGCCGTTTTACCAATTGGAGATGACGGCCAGGAAACAGTACGGCTACCCGCCGTTCTATTACATCACCCTTGTGCAATTCAGCCACGAGGACGTATTGAAAGTGGCCGATTTTGCGGATAAAGGGGCGAGGTTCCTGCGGGATAATCTGTCGCCCGAAACGGCCATCATCGGTCCGACCGCCGCCGCAATCAGCCGGGTGAACAATAGATATCGCTATCAATGTTTGATAAAATACAAAAAAGAACCGAAGCTGATCGAAACCTTACAACAGCTCATCAGATATTACCGGACCGATTGGATCAAATCGGGGCTGACGATGACGGTCGACGTAGAACCGACCTCCATCTTTTGA
- the def gene encoding peptide deformylase translates to MAILEIVKHPAPILQQKCEEVVKFDKELGKLLDDMYETMVAADGIGLAAPQVGKAVRVAIVDMGEGQDVIEMVNPVVTAIGGSEIEVEGCLSFPGLYGEVERPFFVRVEAQERDGSLYEIEAEDYEARAILHEIDHLNGILFDSKIIRVVDPSEFEEDPADEEDGEGEVL, encoded by the coding sequence TTGGCAATCTTGGAAATTGTGAAACACCCTGCTCCCATCCTTCAACAGAAATGTGAAGAGGTCGTGAAATTTGATAAAGAGCTGGGCAAGTTATTGGACGATATGTATGAAACGATGGTGGCGGCGGACGGAATCGGCTTGGCTGCGCCTCAAGTCGGCAAGGCGGTACGTGTTGCCATCGTCGATATGGGGGAAGGACAAGACGTCATCGAAATGGTGAACCCGGTCGTGACGGCCATCGGCGGATCCGAAATCGAAGTGGAAGGCTGCCTCAGTTTCCCGGGATTGTACGGGGAAGTGGAACGCCCGTTTTTTGTGCGGGTGGAAGCGCAGGAGCGGGACGGCTCCCTCTATGAAATTGAAGCGGAAGACTATGAAGCAAGAGCGATCCTCCATGAAATCGATCATTTGAACGGTATTTTGTTTGATTCGAAAATTATTCGGGTCGTCGATCCTTCCGAATTCGAGGAGGATCCGGCCGATGAAGAGGACGGAGAGGGGGAAGTGCTTTGA